The Sandaracinus amylolyticus genomic interval TGCTCGAGCTCGATCCGCGCTTCCTGCCGCAGAGCGCGACGTCGCCCATCGGGCCGTACCTCGTGGCGAGCTGGGGCGATCATCCGATCACCCGCCCGTTCCGCGATCCGCCCGCGGGTGTGCTCTTCCAGATCGCGCGCTCGGTGCGTCCCGTCGATCCCGATCGCGCGACGACGCTGCTCTCGACGAGCGAGTCGTCGTTCGCGGAGACCGAGCTCGCGCAGATGATCCAGCGCGGCGAGCCGTCGCGCGACGACGCGGATCTCGCGGGCCCGGTCTCGATCGCGGTCGCGACGCGCGTCGAGCGTCTCGGCGAGGCCCCCGAGGGCGAGACCGAGGACGCCGCGGAAGACCGCGAGGGCGGGCGCGTCGTGGTCGTGGGTGACGCCGACTTCCTCGACTCGCAGTATCTCGGCCTCCAAGAGGTCATGAACTACGAGCTCGCGAGCGCGATCGTCGGCTGGCTCACGGAGCGCGAAGCGCTGATCGAGCTGCCCGGGCGGAGCGTCGAGGCGCGACCCGTGCGGATGAGCCAGGAGGACGTCGACGGGCTCGGCTTCCGGGTGGTCGTGCTGTTGCCCGCGGCGATCTTCTTCCTCGGCTTCGCCGTGTGGTGGAACCGGCGTTCCTGAGAGCGAACGGATGTCCAAGCGAACGACGATCGTGCTGGGCGTCATCGCGCTCGCGATGGCGCTCTTCATCGGGATCTTCGAGAGCGGAATGCTCTCGACCGGCGAGCTCGAGGCGCGGCGCGGGCGCGTGCTGCAGCGCTTCGTGCGGCCGCGCGTGAGCGACGTGGAGCTCGTGAGCGGCGAGACCCGCATCGTGCTGCATCGCGACCGCGAGGAGGACCTCGACGAGTTCGAGCTGGGGCACTGGCAGCTCACCGCGCCGATCGCGAGCGATGCGGATCAGGACGCGGTCGATCAGCTGCTCTCGTCGCTCGAGTGGCTCGAGGCGCGCCGCTCGCTGAGCGGGATCTCGGATGAGGATCGAGCGCGCTTCGGGCTCGCGGAGCCGCGCGCTACGGTGCGCTTCACCGTCGCGGGCGAGGACGTCACGGTCGTGCTGGGCGGCGAAGATCCGCGCGGAGACGGCGTCTACGTCGGCGTTTCGGATCGGCCCGGCGAGGCGTTCGTCGTCGGCCAGGACTTCGTGGAGGCGCTGCAGCACGACGTCGCGCACTTCCGCCGCAAGGAGCTCTTCGACTCGGTGCGCAGCGCGGACGTGAGCGCGGTCGAGCTCTCGACGCAGCAGGAGCGCGCGCGCGTCGAGCGCACCGAGGGTGGCTGGATGCTGCGCGAGCCGTACGAGGCGCTCGCGCGCACGGCGTCGCTCGAGGAGATCTTCTCGATGACGCGCGAGGTGCGCGCGACGCGCTTCCTCGATGACGGCGACCTCGCGCGTCACGGGCTCGATCAGCCCTCGCGCGAGCTCGTGATCCGTCGGGAGCGCGCCGAGGACGAGGCGAACCGTGCGCCGCTGCGGCTGCGCATCGGCGGTGCGTGCCCGGGCCGCGAGGCCGAGGTCGTCGCGAGGGTGGGCGACGAGGGGCCCATCGTGTGCGTGACCGCGGAGTCGATCTCGACGCTCGATCTCGGCGTCGATCGACTGCGCGAGAGCCGGCTCGTCGCGATGCGCGACGACGAGATGGAGCGCGCCGAGATCGACGGCGACGCCGACTACCAGCTGCGCCGCGAGGACATGAGCTGGCAGATCGTGCAGGGCGAGGACGCGCGCGCGGCCGACGACGACGCCGTCGCCGACTGGACGCGCGAGATGCGCGCGCTCGAGGCGCTCGCGTACGAGCCCGCGACCGACGAAGCGCTGCGCGCGCGCGGGCTCGCGGCGCCCCGCGCCACGATCACGCTGCACCGCAGCGATCAGGAGCGCAGCGAGCGCGTGGCGCTGGGCACGACCGACGGCGATGGCGTGTGGGTCCGTCGTGGCGACGATCCGCAGATCGCACGGTTCCCGCTCGCGGCGGTCGAGCTGCTCACGGCGCCGGCGATCCGGTTCCGCGATCGCCGTCTGGTGCGCGACGTCGAGACGAACGCGCAGGACCTCGTCGTGCTCCGCGAGGGCGTCGAAGAGCGCGTGCAGAAGCGCGGGACCGAGTGGCGCGTCACGACGCCGGTCGAGATCGCGGCCGATGGCGTCGTGACGCGCGACGTGGTGCGCGCGATCGCGTCGCTGACGGCGGTGCGGTTCGTCGCGGATCGCGCGAGCGCGGAGCACGGCCTCGAGCGGCCGCGCTTCGTGGTCACCGCGACGTTCGAGGGCGCGCTGCCCGACGAGGACGACGGAGCGGACGAGCACGACCACGAGCACGGCGAGCACGCCGACGAAGAGGAGACGCCCCCGCGCGTGCTCGTGCTGCGGATCGGCGCGGCGACCGAGGGCGGCGCGTTCGCGCAGCTCGGCGAGGATCCCGCGGTGCTCGTCGTCGCGAGCGAGCTGATCGAGAGCCTCGAGGGCCCGCTCGCGAGCCGCGATCTGCTCGCGGTCGAGTCGTCCGAGCTCGAGTCGCTCGCGCTGGTGCGCGGGGGCGAGCGCGTCGAGCTGCGCCGCGAGGGCGACGGATGGACTGCGGGCCAGGGCCCCGCGGACGAGGCGCGCACGACGCTGATCCTCGACCGTCTCGCGTCGATGCGCGCGGTGGGGACCACGCGCTACGGCGAGCCCGCGCCCGCTGACGGCATGGCGAGCCCGGTGCTGGTCCTCGAGATCCGACGCCGCAGCGGGAGCCCCGAGCAGTACGAGCTGCGCGTCGGTGCGCCGGGCGCAGCGGGCGCGGACGGCTGGTACCACGCGCGCCGCAGCGACCTCGCCGTCGGCTTCCGCCTCGGCGCCGCGGTCGTTCGCGCGTTCCTCGACTACCAGCCCTGATCCATCGACGGAGAAACGCAGAACGCCTCCGAGCTCGCGCTCGGAGGCGTTCGTTCTTCATCGTCGCTCGACGCGCTCAGCGACGGCGCTGCGTCGCGGCGGCCTGCGCCTCCGGCGACTGCTCCAGCGTCTCGTGACCGCGGTACTCGAGGAGGCCTTCGCTCACGTTGAAGCCGCTGCCCGAGATGCGGGTGAAGCGGCCGTTGACCTTCACCTTGTTGCCGACGAAGAAGTCGGTCGGGATCGGCAGCAGGCCCGTCTCCGGATCCGGCGGCTCGTAGCGGCCACGACGCGCCTGCTCGACCGCCTCGTCGATCTGCGCCTGGTTCTCGGCGTAGCCGACGATCATCAGGCGGTTCGACTCGTCCGCCTCGCCGCGCGTGTCCGCGATCCACAGGTGCGGCGCGGCGGGCGTCGGGCAGGTACGCCCTTCTTCGCACTCCGGCGGCGTGTAGATCTCCACGATGTAGCCGGTCACCGCGACGTCCGTGTTCATCGTGACGCCTTCGCGCCGACGCACGCCGTACACGCTGTAGCTGCTGTCCGGATAGGTCACCGGATGCGGCGGCGGCGGGATGGTCGGAACGTTCGGCAGGCTCGGGCTCACGTCGGGTAGACGCTCGATCTGGAGATCCGCGGCCGCCTGCTCACCACACGCGCTCAGCCCGAGAGGGGCCAGCGTGAGGGCCAGGACGCATCCGATCCGCGCTCGCATCGACTGACGGTTCATGTCTTCCCCGCTCGAGGGTGCACGCGACCCAGCGAGCGAGCCGGACGCTACCACGCACGTCAAACCGTGGGAACCCTTCACTTCACTCCGGACCCGCCGCGCAGGTCTCCTCGGTCGACGTGCGCGATGCCTCCACCGCGGCCCGCAGCGACTCGCCGCCGCGCATCGCGACCGTGCGTCCGTCCTCGAGCGCCGCGCCGCCCAGCCGCGTCAGCACGCGCAGCGCGAGCCCCGCGTTCTCGACGTTCGGCTCCCACGCGCCCTCGCGCGCACCGCGCCGGATCACCTCGACGAGGGCCTCACCCGCGCCGGCCACGCAGAGCTCCGACACGTACGCGAGCGCCGCGTCGATCACCATCGGCCACTCGCGCGTGTCGCGCAGTCGCTGCTCGATCGCCGGCCACGCACCGCGATCTCGCAGCCTCGTGAGGTGCTCGATGGCGCGACGCCGGACGAGCTGCGCGTCGTCGTCCAGCGCCGCGCGTGCGCGCTCGCGCCCGCCTTCCGCAGCCACGCTCGCATCGAGCACGGCGACGCGCACCATCGGCCAGCGATCGCGCGCCACGGCGCTCGCCGTCGCGCTCTCGAGCGCGCCATGACGCGCGAGCTGCTCGACCGCCGCGATGCGCACCCGCGGGTACGCGTCCGACAGCGCGCGCTCGCGCAGCACGTCGACCGAGCCTGCGCCGAGGGCGTCCACCGCGGCGCTCCGGAGCATCCACTCCTCCGCCTCGCGCGCCCACGTCTGCATCGTCGCTTCGACGCCGGCGCTCCGCTCCACGTGCGCCGCCGCGCGCGCAGTGCGCCAGCGGTCCGCGAACGTGCTCGCCTCCGCGGCCGCGCGCTCGACCAGCGGCGCGGCCGCAGCGCGTGTGGCCTCGTTCTCCGCGAGCCCGAGCGCCAACGACGCGCGCGCCGCGACCGAGAGCTCGGCCGCCTCGATCTCCCCGCGCGCGGCATCGCCGCCGAGCGCCA includes:
- a CDS encoding DUF4340 domain-containing protein, translating into MSKRTTIVLGVIALAMALFIGIFESGMLSTGELEARRGRVLQRFVRPRVSDVELVSGETRIVLHRDREEDLDEFELGHWQLTAPIASDADQDAVDQLLSSLEWLEARRSLSGISDEDRARFGLAEPRATVRFTVAGEDVTVVLGGEDPRGDGVYVGVSDRPGEAFVVGQDFVEALQHDVAHFRRKELFDSVRSADVSAVELSTQQERARVERTEGGWMLREPYEALARTASLEEIFSMTREVRATRFLDDGDLARHGLDQPSRELVIRRERAEDEANRAPLRLRIGGACPGREAEVVARVGDEGPIVCVTAESISTLDLGVDRLRESRLVAMRDDEMERAEIDGDADYQLRREDMSWQIVQGEDARAADDDAVADWTREMRALEALAYEPATDEALRARGLAAPRATITLHRSDQERSERVALGTTDGDGVWVRRGDDPQIARFPLAAVELLTAPAIRFRDRRLVRDVETNAQDLVVLREGVEERVQKRGTEWRVTTPVEIAADGVVTRDVVRAIASLTAVRFVADRASAEHGLERPRFVVTATFEGALPDEDDGADEHDHEHGEHADEEETPPRVLVLRIGAATEGGAFAQLGEDPAVLVVASELIESLEGPLASRDLLAVESSELESLALVRGGERVELRREGDGWTAGQGPADEARTTLILDRLASMRAVGTTRYGEPAPADGMASPVLVLEIRRRSGSPEQYELRVGAPGAAGADGWYHARRSDLAVGFRLGAAVVRAFLDYQP